The nucleotide sequence CGGTGGTGCTGAGACAAACTTTATGCCTGCAGCTTGAAGAACTTGTGAGGAATTTGGGCCAAACTGTCCAGCTATAACAATATCTACGCCTTCATTTATGCAGAGCTGTGCTGCCTGAATCCCTGCACCTTTTGGAGCAGTGTAAGCAGGATTTTGAACCACCTGAACATTTATTATGTTCCCGTTCTCGTCAACATCGACGATTGTGAAGGTTGAGGCTCTCCCAAAAGATTGGGTTACGAAATCGTCAAGCCCTCCTTTTCTCGTAGCTATGATAAACCTCATTTTTTCACCTCCGTCTTAAAATTAGGACAGCCTAACTTAAAAAGTTTTGCATATGCAAAAAATTAGAACTACACTCTTGATCTTAAAAACTCCCTCAGCAGAAGCAGAACCACCAAAGTTATTACATACGGTGATGCAACAAGGAACAGTTTAATTAGGACGTACAGTATCGCAATTATAACCAAAAGATCTATGATTCCAAAAAATCCGCCGAATCTTCTAAAGCCCCAGAAGCTTCTCCTACATCCTCTTCCATATCCTCTATTCATCAATCTCGGCATTGTATCACCTCAAAAATGAAAAACAGGAAATCACCACCAGCCATAAAGCCACCTAAGTGTCCTCCTGTTAGGCGTTCCTGTCCATGGGCAGTATCCTAACCGAGCGCCCCAGCCTCTTCCTCCTCTGCCGCCACCTCTTCCCCAACCACGGCCTCTACCCCAGCCGTAACCAAAGCCATAAGCTGGCCCATAGGCTGGTGCTGTAACTTGGGGCTGAGCTGTTTGAGGAGCACCCTTAATCACACTCTCAACGGCTTCTTTTATTTGGGTTCCTGGTTGAAATGTATAAACCCTAATTCCCGCAGCTTGAATTGCCCCCAAAGCGTTTGGCCCAAATTGAGGAACAATTACTGTATCAATCCCTTCATTTATGAGCATTTGCACGGCCATTGCACCTGCCCCACTGGGAGCATTAACTGCCGGATTCTGAATTGTCTTGACATCCTTTATTTCGCCGTTTTCAACTTCAATTATAGTGAAAACTGGTGCTCTGGCGAAAACTGGTGCAATTGTATCATCTAATCCCCCATTGGCTGAGCTTGGAACCGCAATTTTCATTCTTACCATATTCATCACCTCCACTTCCTAACATTTTCTATTTTGTGCATATGCACAAAATCTTAAAAGTTTTTCGGTTGACCTAACATACTGGTTTATAAATACCGGAGATGAGAAGATAATTGAGATAACCATGTATTTACGAAGGGATTTAATTCGGCCTCGTGTCTATCAGGAAGTCATTTATGCTAAGTGCAAGGACAAGAATAGTTTAATTGTTCTTCCAACAGGTTTAGGAAAAACGCTCATTGCAATGATGATTGCTGATTATAGACTGTCAAAATACGGTGGGAAGGTTTTAATGCTTGCCCCTACAAAGCCTCTTGCTCTTCAGCACAAAGAAAGCTTTGTTAGACTTTTTAACCTGCCACCTGAGAAAATAAACGTTTTAACAGGTGAGCTCTCACCAGAGCAACGAGCCAAAATCTGGGAGAGGAGTATAATCATCACAGCAACTCCCCAGACGATTGAAAATGATCTGCTGGTTGGGAGAATAAGCTTAGAAGATGTTGTTCTGCTTGTCTTTGACGAAGCTCATAGAGCAGTTGGCAACTATGCATATGTTTACATTGCCAAAGAATATATGCGACAAGCGAAACACCCACTTATTTTAGGTCTAACAGCTTCACCTGGTAATGATGAGGAAAAAATACGACAGGTTATTAAGAATCTCTATATTGAACATATCGAAATTAGAACTGAAAATTCACCCGATGTAAGACCTTATGTCCAAGGTGTTAGATTTGAATGGATTAAAGTGGAACTGCCAGGAATTTACAAAGAGGTTAGAAAGCTCTTGAGAGAGATGCTTAAGGATGCTCTAAAACCTTTAGCTGAAGCTGGCTTGGTTGATTCTTACTCTCCAGATATACCAAAGAAAGATGTCCTCAAAGCGGGGCAGATAATCAATGCTGAAGTCGCAAAAGGGAATTACGAAATTGGGAAGCTTATGCTTTATCAGGCTAAAGCTATGAAACTCCACCACGCCATTGAGCTTTTGGAAACTCAAGGACTAACAGCTCTAAGGGCTTATTTAAAAAAGCTTTACGAAGAGAGGCAGACAAAATCAAACAAAGAGCTCATGAGTGATCCAAGAATGAAGAGAGCAATATCTCTTTTAATTCAAGCTAGAGATTTAGGGCTAGACCATCCAAAAATGGACAAGCTGAAAGAACTCATAAAAGAGCAGCTTGATAAAAAACCTAACTCAAAAATAATTGTTTTTACAAACTATAGAGACACCGCAAAGAAAATAGTTAAAGAGTTAGTTAATATGGGGATTAAAGTTTCACGTTTTGTCGGACAAGCAAGCAGAGAGAATGACAGGGGAATGAGCCAGAAAAAGCAGAAAGAAATCCTTGACCTTTTCTCTCAAGGAGTGTTTAACGTCCTTGTTGCTACAAGTGTTGGTGAGGAAGGTCTGGATGTTCCAGAAGTAGATTTGGTTGTGTTCTACGAACCAGTTCCTTCAGCGATTAGGAGCATACAGAGAAGGGGAAGGACTGGAAGGCACAAGCCCGGCAGAGTTGTGATTTTAATGGCAAAAGGAACGAGAGACGAAGCATACTACTGGAGTTCACGGCACAAAGAAAAGCAGATGATTGCTGTCCTTAAGAAGGTGAGTGAAATGGTTAAAAAAGAGAAGCAGGCTTCCCTTTTGGGATTTGTTAAGCCCAAAAAGGAGGAAGAAAAAAGAGAAATTATTGTAGAAGAAGAGAAAGAACAGCAGAAAGCT is from Thermococcus paralvinellae and encodes:
- a CDS encoding NifB/NifX family molybdenum-iron cluster-binding protein, yielding MRFIIATRKGGLDDFVTQSFGRASTFTIVDVDENGNIINVQVVQNPAYTAPKGAGIQAAQLCINEGVDIVIAGQFGPNSSQVLQAAGIKFVSAPPTMTVEQAVQAYLRGELTQPILGAEGGGRGRGKGMGRGMGRRHGVNDW
- a CDS encoding DEAD/DEAH box helicase; the protein is MYLRRDLIRPRVYQEVIYAKCKDKNSLIVLPTGLGKTLIAMMIADYRLSKYGGKVLMLAPTKPLALQHKESFVRLFNLPPEKINVLTGELSPEQRAKIWERSIIITATPQTIENDLLVGRISLEDVVLLVFDEAHRAVGNYAYVYIAKEYMRQAKHPLILGLTASPGNDEEKIRQVIKNLYIEHIEIRTENSPDVRPYVQGVRFEWIKVELPGIYKEVRKLLREMLKDALKPLAEAGLVDSYSPDIPKKDVLKAGQIINAEVAKGNYEIGKLMLYQAKAMKLHHAIELLETQGLTALRAYLKKLYEERQTKSNKELMSDPRMKRAISLLIQARDLGLDHPKMDKLKELIKEQLDKKPNSKIIVFTNYRDTAKKIVKELVNMGIKVSRFVGQASRENDRGMSQKKQKEILDLFSQGVFNVLVATSVGEEGLDVPEVDLVVFYEPVPSAIRSIQRRGRTGRHKPGRVVILMAKGTRDEAYYWSSRHKEKQMIAVLKKVSEMVKKEKQASLLGFVKPKKEEEKREIIVEEEKEQQKAEVSTEEVYEKLPVKPIFVKKPKGIVIYVDSRELKSQVPKYLKELGAHIEVKTLDVGDYIVSEDVAVERKSANDFIQSIIDGRLFDQVKRLTEAYARPVIIIEGQLYGIRNVHPNAIRGALAAVTIDWGVPVLFSADAKETAQFIYLIAKREQEERKKEVAVRSEKKALTLADRQRLIVEGLPYISATLAKRLLRHFGNVERVFTAKESELMEVEGIGEKIAREIRKVITAPYVEDEEE
- a CDS encoding NifB/NifX family molybdenum-iron cluster-binding protein, with protein sequence MKIAVPSSANGGLDDTIAPVFARAPVFTIIEVENGEIKDVKTIQNPAVNAPSGAGAMAVQMLINEGIDTVIVPQFGPNALGAIQAAGIRVYTFQPGTQIKEAVESVIKGAPQTAQPQVTAPAYGPAYGFGYGWGRGRGWGRGGGRGGRGWGARLGYCPWTGTPNRRTLRWLYGWW